From a single Arachis hypogaea cultivar Tifrunner chromosome 3, arahy.Tifrunner.gnm2.J5K5, whole genome shotgun sequence genomic region:
- the LOC112778861 gene encoding serine/threonine-protein phosphatase 7 long form homolog, with product MLAALVERWRPETHTFVLPIDEVTVTLENVAHIFGLPIDGEPVSGWTDSSSDFVQSQGIAIFGRQPSVSDNAKSYIKLGWVRRIRDAELLDTEESIRQYFRCQIFCLLGSTLFTDKSTAYAHAKYPPLLRDFERIHTYSWGSACLAHLYRTLCRASRYDTKEMDGPLNLLFVWAWERMPCLAPVPRQTLPPAEIPVARRWSHSERTTAWSSKTVETFMHDIDNKLLQSPPERYTAARIDSCWSEIIPTPSFLTTYIRRFLRKKCHASVVSPSTKAKAIGTMF from the exons ATGTTAGCTGCTCTGGTTGAAAGGTGGAGGCCTGAGACCCACACCTTTGTATTGCCGATCGATGAGGTTACAGTGACATTAGAGAATGTCGCTCATATATTCGGCCTACCCATTGACGGAGAGCCTGTCAGTGGATGGACAGATAGTAGTAGCGACTTCGTTCAAAGTCAGGGCATAGCGATATTCGGTCGTCAGCCATCAGTCAGTGATAATGCAAAGTCCTATATAAAGCTGGGTTGGGTTCGACGTATTAGAGACGCAGAGCTGTTGGACACTGAGGAATCCATCCGGCAATACTTCAGATGTCAGATCTTCTGTTTGTTAGGGTCGACTCTATTCACGGACAAGTCGACCGCATATGCCCATGCGAAATATCCACCATTGCTTCGCGATTTCGAGCGGATCCATACTTATAGTTGGGGGTCAGCATGTCTGGCACATCTTTACAGAACACTATGCCGTGCATCACGATATGATACAAAGGAGATGGATGGCCCTCTGAATCTGTTGTTTGTTTGGGCATGGGAGCGAATGCCGTGTCTTGCTCCCGTACCGAGACAAACGCTTCCACCGGCCGAGATACCAGTTGCCAGGAG ATGGAGTCATTCAGAACGGACCACAGCGTGGTCATCGAAGACCGTAGAGACATTCATGCATGATATAGACAACAAGCTTTTGCAA TCGCCACCAGAACGATATACTGCTGCCCGTATTGACTCATGTTGGTCTGAGATCATACCCACGCCATCTTTTCTAACAACATACATTCGCAGATTCCTGAGAAAGAAGTGCCATGCATCAGTTGTCTCCCCTTCCACCAAGGCAAAGGCGATAGGCACAATGTTCTAG